The Deltaproteobacteria bacterium genome has a segment encoding these proteins:
- a CDS encoding response regulator: MNDSKKPYTTGEIASFCHVTINAVKKWIASGKLVAFRTPGGHFRVNRGDFMDFLEKFKLEVKEEMFPERKKILIIDDEKEVVEFIKGALVAMGDGFSIETAGDGYEALIKVGDFKPELLVLDIRMPKIDGFEVCRRIKQDANTSRIKILAVTAYGKEDMERIIQCGADNCLSKPLKLKDFQKNVQRLLK; encoded by the coding sequence ATGAACGATTCAAAGAAGCCGTATACTACCGGCGAAATAGCCTCATTTTGCCATGTAACCATCAATGCGGTAAAGAAATGGATTGCGTCCGGGAAGCTCGTCGCGTTCAGGACGCCCGGCGGCCATTTCCGCGTAAACCGGGGCGATTTCATGGATTTCCTCGAGAAATTCAAGCTCGAGGTGAAAGAGGAGATGTTCCCGGAAAGGAAAAAGATCCTCATCATAGACGACGAAAAGGAAGTCGTAGAGTTCATAAAAGGCGCGCTCGTCGCCATGGGTGACGGTTTTTCGATCGAGACAGCCGGCGACGGCTATGAGGCCCTGATAAAAGTAGGGGACTTCAAGCCCGAGCTCCTTGTCCTCGATATAAGGATGCCCAAGATAGACGGCTTCGAGGTCTGCAGGCGCATAAAGCAGGACGCAAACACCAGCAGGATAAAGATCCTCGCCGTTACGGCGTACGGCAAGGAGGATATGGAGCGGATAATCCAGTGCGGGGCCGACAACTGCCTTTCCAAGCCTTTGAAGCTCAAGGACTTCCAGAAGAACGTTCAAAGGCTGCTTAAGTAA
- a CDS encoding GAF domain-containing protein, translated as MKSPLRSLSIFQKSIIALTIIFAAAAFEYNSFLVKSRKLELYDTLQTEVGSARSSIFRLQHHLEMIVVAWGLEYGSVDMLRAGMDHTADSLEAVVADPAYAGVLKEEGMLAESVRAVLNDISTIRAELRRLNEAMSREEMILLHNSVDTNTVLAAEKAERLLSYISLRKQAVFQEFKSLALKSFAGFAAFALVAALILYGRVFHPTRKAVLTARRILAGEADARFDSDDRSETGRLCGKLNQILEYLGKEKAFKDSECLRLRSALVESSGQISAIGSVISFAGRTLSESEVFDAALREVVLRTGAAGAAVYMLEGGGELRLKSVSGIPEGMAARLEDISLKGWVGGSAKVFDRNSPSTDFSGAFSGPGAELVAAAPLVYDQEAAGLLIAVYGDRTGYSDEHLAFLEATASAIAVISGHSALFKNERASRMLLERLIGQLPLGLAVFGLDGKCVIMNGRAKLMLGVSAGFEATAYSVLEDQVLQSQGMVTAINKSYDGYSTEFIINYSPISARELGLSAPGRRLRIRSFPVYGSGGEVSNLALIYEDMTESETVQSGGTDR; from the coding sequence ATGAAATCACCTCTCAGAAGCCTCTCCATTTTCCAGAAGTCCATAATCGCGCTAACGATAATCTTCGCAGCCGCGGCTTTCGAGTACAATTCGTTCCTCGTGAAGTCCCGGAAGCTGGAGCTATACGACACCCTCCAGACCGAGGTGGGTTCGGCGAGGTCTTCCATCTTCAGGCTGCAGCACCATCTGGAGATGATCGTGGTCGCCTGGGGGCTGGAGTACGGCTCCGTTGACATGCTGAGGGCAGGCATGGACCATACCGCCGACAGCCTCGAAGCCGTGGTGGCGGACCCGGCGTACGCCGGGGTCCTCAAAGAGGAAGGGATGCTTGCCGAATCCGTCCGCGCCGTCCTGAACGATATCTCGACGATAAGGGCGGAGCTCCGGAGGCTCAATGAGGCCATGTCAAGGGAGGAGATGATACTCCTGCATAACTCCGTTGACACGAATACGGTCCTCGCCGCGGAGAAGGCCGAAAGGCTCCTGTCGTACATATCGCTCAGGAAGCAGGCTGTCTTCCAGGAGTTCAAGTCCCTGGCGCTCAAAAGCTTCGCCGGGTTCGCGGCATTCGCGCTCGTAGCGGCCCTTATACTCTACGGGAGGGTCTTTCACCCCACGCGGAAGGCGGTCCTGACGGCCAGGCGCATTCTCGCCGGAGAGGCCGATGCGCGGTTCGACTCGGACGACAGGAGCGAAACCGGAAGGCTCTGCGGAAAGCTCAACCAGATACTCGAATACCTGGGCAAGGAGAAGGCGTTCAAGGACTCCGAATGCCTGAGATTGAGGTCCGCGCTCGTCGAGTCCTCGGGACAGATATCCGCAATCGGCTCGGTCATCTCCTTTGCGGGCAGGACCCTTTCCGAGTCGGAGGTCTTCGACGCGGCCTTAAGGGAGGTCGTCTTGAGGACCGGGGCCGCAGGAGCGGCGGTCTACATGCTCGAAGGCGGGGGCGAATTGAGGCTTAAGTCCGTTTCCGGGATCCCCGAAGGCATGGCGGCCCGCCTTGAGGACATATCACTCAAGGGCTGGGTGGGCGGCTCGGCAAAAGTCTTTGACCGCAATTCGCCCTCTACGGACTTTTCCGGGGCTTTTTCCGGGCCCGGGGCGGAGCTTGTGGCAGCGGCGCCCCTCGTCTACGACCAGGAGGCGGCAGGGCTCCTGATTGCGGTCTACGGCGACAGGACAGGTTACTCGGACGAGCATCTTGCTTTTCTTGAGGCGACGGCATCGGCAATTGCCGTCATCTCCGGTCATTCGGCCCTTTTCAAGAACGAGCGCGCATCGAGGATGCTCCTTGAGCGCCTCATCGGGCAGCTGCCGCTCGGGCTCGCCGTCTTCGGCCTCGACGGGAAATGCGTTATCATGAACGGCAGGGCAAAACTAATGCTGGGCGTGAGCGCCGGTTTCGAAGCCACGGCGTATTCAGTGCTGGAGGACCAGGTGCTCCAGTCCCAGGGCATGGTCACCGCCATAAACAAATCATACGACGGTTATTCGACCGAGTTCATAATAAACTACAGCCCTATCTCGGCAAGGGAGCTGGGGCTCAGTGCGCCGGGGAGGAGACTCCGGATAAGGAGCTTTCCCGTTTACGGCTCAGGCGGGGAGGTCTCGAACCTGGCGCTCATTTACGAGGACATGACCGAGTCAGAGACGGTCCAGTCCGGCGGGACGGACCGATGA
- a CDS encoding MCP four helix bundle domain-containing protein: MKKLFSSLSISNKLAVVFLFLLFMMGVGGLVGLYNADQLAKVTESLYIDSFKRGETLSSVENEFLSARQEVFLHTIITDSSSKLYLEGSIDDRMRRIDRLLAEYKAMGIASGRDRTYDELIENLRMYTAVHERVEEISRAGNRDAALNLIRSEGNRVFTASLSSLKELIKEEKDTAFTAYRESGFFAKVIILVTLAFTLLAIVFAGGLWLILTRSIVKPILAIEESARKIGQGSLSERAPVAAEDEIGNLAVEFNRMAGNLQDYYTRLEHKVEERTEELKLANQELSSNKISLEFANMELREANRMKSQFLANVSHELRTPLNSIIGFSELLQEKAFGDLNERQMQYVEYVHSSGSHLLQLINNILDLSKIEAGRMDLSLESFSLMEVLGEVLGIIRPLAHEKNIAIESKSVPASPKLRADKAKFKQIMMNLLSNAIKFNVQDGRIKVDWEITEEPIGLRIERYMTLRISDTGIGIKGEDKGKLFKEFEQIDSSSSKEYGGTGLGLVLTRRLVELHNGTITVESVPGSGSTFTVKLPQGTDEIDVPVLTARAAPSSGLDSLRRVLVASESADINRLIDIYLSASGYDVFTAVDGVDLLRKAQEDRPFAIIMGIAIPRKDGWEVLRELKEDPGTAGIPVVIISSIDNKELGYSLGAVEYMENAVKREKLLEALDRLRQ, encoded by the coding sequence ATGAAGAAACTCTTCAGTAGCCTTTCCATATCAAACAAGCTGGCTGTCGTCTTCCTTTTCCTCCTCTTCATGATGGGAGTGGGCGGCCTCGTCGGCCTCTACAACGCCGATCAGCTCGCCAAGGTCACGGAGAGCCTTTACATAGACTCGTTCAAGAGGGGCGAGACGCTCTCATCCGTCGAGAACGAGTTCCTTTCAGCCAGGCAGGAGGTCTTCCTGCACACGATCATCACCGACAGCTCGTCGAAGCTCTATCTTGAAGGCTCGATAGACGACCGCATGAGGAGGATAGACAGGCTCCTTGCCGAGTACAAGGCCATGGGCATCGCTTCCGGCCGGGACAGGACCTATGACGAGCTCATCGAGAACCTCAGGATGTATACGGCCGTGCACGAGAGGGTCGAGGAAATATCCAGGGCAGGAAACAGGGACGCTGCCCTGAACCTCATAAGGAGCGAGGGTAACAGGGTCTTCACGGCCTCCCTCAGCTCCCTCAAGGAGCTTATCAAGGAGGAGAAGGATACTGCCTTTACCGCCTACAGGGAGAGCGGTTTTTTCGCCAAGGTCATAATACTCGTGACCCTGGCGTTCACGCTCCTTGCGATAGTATTCGCGGGCGGGCTGTGGCTGATACTCACGCGCTCCATCGTAAAGCCCATCCTGGCGATAGAGGAATCCGCCCGGAAGATAGGCCAGGGGAGCCTCTCCGAGCGGGCGCCGGTCGCCGCCGAGGACGAGATAGGGAACCTCGCCGTAGAATTCAACAGGATGGCCGGGAACCTGCAGGACTACTATACGAGACTCGAGCACAAGGTCGAGGAGAGGACCGAGGAGCTGAAGCTCGCTAACCAGGAGCTTTCGAGTAACAAGATATCCCTCGAGTTCGCGAACATGGAGCTCAGGGAGGCGAACAGGATGAAGAGCCAGTTCCTCGCGAACGTAAGCCACGAGCTCCGCACGCCCCTCAATTCCATAATAGGGTTCTCCGAGCTCCTCCAGGAGAAGGCTTTCGGGGACCTTAACGAGAGGCAGATGCAGTACGTCGAGTACGTCCACTCGAGCGGGAGCCACCTCCTCCAGCTCATCAACAACATACTCGACCTTTCAAAGATCGAGGCGGGAAGGATGGACCTCTCCCTGGAGAGTTTCTCTCTCATGGAGGTCCTGGGCGAGGTCCTCGGCATAATAAGGCCCCTTGCGCACGAGAAGAACATCGCCATAGAGTCCAAATCGGTCCCGGCCTCGCCAAAGCTCCGCGCGGACAAGGCGAAATTCAAGCAGATAATGATGAACCTCCTCTCGAACGCGATCAAGTTTAACGTGCAGGACGGCCGCATAAAGGTGGACTGGGAGATAACCGAGGAGCCCATCGGGCTCCGTATCGAGCGTTACATGACCCTGAGAATAAGCGACACCGGAATAGGGATCAAGGGCGAGGACAAGGGGAAGCTCTTCAAGGAGTTCGAGCAGATTGACTCTTCGTCATCGAAGGAGTACGGCGGAACCGGACTGGGACTCGTGCTTACGAGGAGGCTTGTGGAACTCCATAACGGGACCATTACCGTCGAGAGCGTGCCCGGGAGCGGCTCCACCTTCACCGTGAAGCTCCCGCAAGGGACCGACGAGATAGACGTGCCGGTCCTCACGGCAAGAGCGGCCCCTTCCTCCGGGCTCGATTCCCTTCGGCGCGTCCTCGTGGCGAGTGAAAGCGCTGACATAAACCGCCTCATAGACATATACCTCTCGGCGAGCGGCTACGACGTCTTTACCGCAGTCGACGGGGTGGACCTCCTCAGGAAAGCGCAGGAGGACCGGCCTTTCGCTATTATCATGGGGATCGCCATCCCGAGGAAGGACGGCTGGGAGGTGCTGCGCGAATTGAAGGAGGACCCCGGCACGGCTGGGATACCGGTAGTGATAATCTCTTCCATCGACAACAAGGAGCTAGGTTATTCGCTCGGCGCGGTCGAGTACATGGAGAACGCCGTGAAGAGGGAAAAACTCCTTGAAGCGCTTGACAGGTTACGGCAGTAG